Proteins found in one Falco cherrug isolate bFalChe1 chromosome 18, bFalChe1.pri, whole genome shotgun sequence genomic segment:
- the LOC106631092 gene encoding actin filament-associated protein 1-like isoform X2, producing the protein MPPPPPWHRGVARWAARRSPQPWLPLPSREQTRSVSTHRGAFSGTGPRPPSSSSPVPPGPSIAGLCGAGAGAGSGGRSQRHRARNPHVCSASGSPCQPCSVRWAGGGHPCSDPPLVGSHGMSLSSTDLDKLLSDLRSFLLILDRESLSTAARAKKKSVADLLSRLQTPPSEDAEYMIMRCLSPSPGTPQGRASPGTRTVDATGGRTCECRPASTLSPHGGSKVPGVSPPPPADDSYEDAEPLGPGRCTGSGGADTDSSHYESYGEDEDGITDRAHYLHRLPGGSPHAEPSGLPEAQLCGFLWRKRWLGQWAKQLFIVREHVLLCFRCAADLQPVLELDLRGCRVTYKAKRGKKMPHALKVMGTAGEVLVIGFQSQQQAEDWRKVIEEVSSDAPSGLAAISIPALPSSRLGRASGSQLSKEEEEEDRSRQSPARSPRHGEDAKGGFLAVRLRGRWQRLWCAVRQGALRMFPEAGGTQHPVCSLRLDGCEVSPGAAAGSPQRLRIRIAQRGRELALLQTRSDEEREAWLKTLRARGGGELAGDSPRTETPKLGDASSCPAAGGLLLRRVPTPNTYMDDPFGQLPPAEAPKHLGSNMERLQQLQQSLDRPVQGQRKRPVSALPITGACSSALPSQAASAAALRDRAASPQRAKVSPEVRSRDLSRSQRTLTLPEKKGARDGLDILIGKKAFPKLEEKVGQLERACRMKGRLKAGSEMNLLAIGKSLKGHIAATASSAGSEGSFLTPLLKRTASARSALKPSPTPVIIEKGNVLQKRKEWEMKSAM; encoded by the exons atgcctcctcctcctccgtgGCACAGAGGAGTGGCACGTTGGGCTGCCCGGCGCAGCCCCCAGCCATGGCTCCCCTTGCCCAGCCGGGAACAAACCCGCTCTGTGAGCACACACAGAGGAGCCTTCAGCGGCACAGGTCCCCGTcccccctcctcatcctcccccGTCCCCCCGGGCCCGTCAATAGCGGGATTGTGCGGAGCCGGGGCAGGTGCCGGGAGCGGGGGGCGCAGCCAGAGGCACAGGGCACGTAACCCCCACGTCTGCTCGGCATCGGggagcccctgccagccctgctcagtgcggtgggcagggggtgggcaTCCCTGCTCGGACCCTCCTCTGGTGGGGTCTCATGGCATGTCCCTGTCCTCTACAGACCTGGACAAGCTGCTGTCGGACCTGCGGTCCTTCCTGCTCATCCTGGACAGGGAAAGCCTCAGCACCGCAGCTCGAGCCAAGAAGAAATCAGTGGCTGATCTCCTCTCCCGGCTGCAGACTCCCCCAT CAGAGGATGCAGAGTACATGATCATGCGCTGCCTCTCGCCTTCCCCGGGGACCCCACAGGGCCGGGCCAGCCCGG GAACCAGGACAGTGGATGCAACGGGAGGGAGAACCTGTGAGTGCCGTCCGGCCAGCACCCTGAGCCCGCATGGAGGG AGCAAGGTGCCGGGtgtctccccacccccaccagccGACGACTCCTATGAAGACGCCGAACCCCTCGGCCCCGGCAGATGCACTGGCTCTG GCGGTGCCGACACTGACAGCAGCCACTATGAGTCGTACGGCGAGGATGAGGATGGCATAACAGACCGTGCCCACTACCTGCACCGGCTGCCGGGGGGCAGCCCCCATGCCGAGCCCTCCGGCCTCCCTGAGGCGCAGCTCTGCGGCTTCCTCTGGAGGAAGCgctggctggggcagtgggcAAAGCAGCTCTTCATCGTCCGGGAGCACGTGCTGCTG TGCTTCAGGTGTGCCGCCGACCTGCAGCCGGTACTGGAGCTGGACCTGCGGGGCTGCCGCGTCACCTACAAAGCCAAGCGGGGCAAGAAGATGCCGCACGCCCTGAAAGTGATGGGGACGGCGGGCGAGGTGCTGGTCATTGGCttccagagccagcagcaggctgaggactggaggaag GTGATCGAAGAGGTCAGCAGCGATGCCCCGAGCGGGCTGGCAGCCATCAGCATCCCAGCATTGCCCTCCTCAAGGCTCGGCAGG GCTTCCGGGTCCCAGctcagcaaggaggaggaggaggaggatcgCTCTCGGCAgagccctgcccgcagcccccggcatGGAGAGGATGCTAAAGGAG GTTTCCTGGCGGTGCGGCTGCGCGGGCGGTGGCAGCGGCTGTGGTGCGCGGTGCGGCAGGGAGCCCTACGCATGTTCCCCGAGGCCggtggcacccagcaccctgtctGCTCTCTGCGGCTGGACGGCTGCGAGGTGTCCCCAGGGGCAGCCGCCGGCTCCCCCCAACGCCTCCGCATCCGCATCGCCCAGCGGGGCCGGGAGCTCGCCTTGCTGCAG ACCCGTTCAGATGAGGAGAGGGAAGCTTGGCTGAAGACCCTGCGGgccaggggaggaggggagctgGCCGGCGACAGCCCTCGCACCGAGACCCCCAAGCTGGGTgatgccagcagctgccctgctgcgGG tgggctgctgctgcGCCGTGTCCCAACCCCCAACACCTACATGGATGACCCCTTTGGGCAGCTCCCACCAGCCGAGGCCCCCAAGCACCTCGGCTCCAATATGGagcggctgcagcagctg cagcagagcttggACCGACCAGTGCAAGGGCAGCGCAAGAGGCCCGTGTCTGCGCTGCCCATCACCGGTGCCTGCAGCAGCGCCCTGCCCTCGCAAGCAG CATCAGCGGCAGCTCTCCGGGACAGGGCTGCCAGCCCACAGCGGGCAAAGGTGAGCCCCGAGGTCCGGAGCAGGGATCTCTCCCGGTCCCAGCGCACCCTGACGCTGCCTGAGAAGAAAGGGGCTCGGGATGGACTGGATATCCTCATCG GAAAGAAAGCCTTCCCCaagctggaggagaaggtggggcagctggagagagccTGCCGCATGAAGGGCAGGCTGAAAGCC
- the LOC106631092 gene encoding actin filament-associated protein 1-like isoform X1 codes for MPPPPPWHRGVARWAARRSPQPWLPLPSREQTRSVSTHRGAFSGTGPRPPSSSSPVPPGPSIAGLCGAGAGAGSGGRSQRHRARNPHVCSASGSPCQPCSVRWAGGGHPCSDPPLVGSHGMSLSSTDLDKLLSDLRSFLLILDRESLSTAARAKKKSVADLLSRLQTPPSEDAEYMIMRCLSPSPGTPQGRASPGTRTVDATGGRTCECRPASTLSPHGGSKVPGVSPPPPADDSYEDAEPLGPGRCTGSGGADTDSSHYESYGEDEDGITDRAHYLHRLPGGSPHAEPSGLPEAQLCGFLWRKRWLGQWAKQLFIVREHVLLCFRCAADLQPVLELDLRGCRVTYKAKRGKKMPHALKVMGTAGEVLVIGFQSQQQAEDWRKVIEEVSSDAPSGLAAISIPALPSSRLGRASGSQLSKEEEEEDRSRQSPARSPRHGEDAKGGFLAVRLRGRWQRLWCAVRQGALRMFPEAGGTQHPVCSLRLDGCEVSPGAAAGSPQRLRIRIAQRGRELALLQTRSDEEREAWLKTLRARGGGELAGDSPRTETPKLGDASSCPAAGGLLLRRVPTPNTYMDDPFGQLPPAEAPKHLGSNMERLQQLQQSLDRPVQGQRKRPVSALPITGACSSALPSQAASAAALRDRAASPQRAKVSPEVRSRDLSRSQRTLTLPEKKGARDGLDILIGKKAFPKLEEKVGQLERACRMKGRLKAGSEMNLLAIGKSLKGHIAATASSAGSEQGSFLTPLLKRTASARSALKPSPTPVIIEKGNVLQKRKEWEMKSAM; via the exons atgcctcctcctcctccgtgGCACAGAGGAGTGGCACGTTGGGCTGCCCGGCGCAGCCCCCAGCCATGGCTCCCCTTGCCCAGCCGGGAACAAACCCGCTCTGTGAGCACACACAGAGGAGCCTTCAGCGGCACAGGTCCCCGTcccccctcctcatcctcccccGTCCCCCCGGGCCCGTCAATAGCGGGATTGTGCGGAGCCGGGGCAGGTGCCGGGAGCGGGGGGCGCAGCCAGAGGCACAGGGCACGTAACCCCCACGTCTGCTCGGCATCGGggagcccctgccagccctgctcagtgcggtgggcagggggtgggcaTCCCTGCTCGGACCCTCCTCTGGTGGGGTCTCATGGCATGTCCCTGTCCTCTACAGACCTGGACAAGCTGCTGTCGGACCTGCGGTCCTTCCTGCTCATCCTGGACAGGGAAAGCCTCAGCACCGCAGCTCGAGCCAAGAAGAAATCAGTGGCTGATCTCCTCTCCCGGCTGCAGACTCCCCCAT CAGAGGATGCAGAGTACATGATCATGCGCTGCCTCTCGCCTTCCCCGGGGACCCCACAGGGCCGGGCCAGCCCGG GAACCAGGACAGTGGATGCAACGGGAGGGAGAACCTGTGAGTGCCGTCCGGCCAGCACCCTGAGCCCGCATGGAGGG AGCAAGGTGCCGGGtgtctccccacccccaccagccGACGACTCCTATGAAGACGCCGAACCCCTCGGCCCCGGCAGATGCACTGGCTCTG GCGGTGCCGACACTGACAGCAGCCACTATGAGTCGTACGGCGAGGATGAGGATGGCATAACAGACCGTGCCCACTACCTGCACCGGCTGCCGGGGGGCAGCCCCCATGCCGAGCCCTCCGGCCTCCCTGAGGCGCAGCTCTGCGGCTTCCTCTGGAGGAAGCgctggctggggcagtgggcAAAGCAGCTCTTCATCGTCCGGGAGCACGTGCTGCTG TGCTTCAGGTGTGCCGCCGACCTGCAGCCGGTACTGGAGCTGGACCTGCGGGGCTGCCGCGTCACCTACAAAGCCAAGCGGGGCAAGAAGATGCCGCACGCCCTGAAAGTGATGGGGACGGCGGGCGAGGTGCTGGTCATTGGCttccagagccagcagcaggctgaggactggaggaag GTGATCGAAGAGGTCAGCAGCGATGCCCCGAGCGGGCTGGCAGCCATCAGCATCCCAGCATTGCCCTCCTCAAGGCTCGGCAGG GCTTCCGGGTCCCAGctcagcaaggaggaggaggaggaggatcgCTCTCGGCAgagccctgcccgcagcccccggcatGGAGAGGATGCTAAAGGAG GTTTCCTGGCGGTGCGGCTGCGCGGGCGGTGGCAGCGGCTGTGGTGCGCGGTGCGGCAGGGAGCCCTACGCATGTTCCCCGAGGCCggtggcacccagcaccctgtctGCTCTCTGCGGCTGGACGGCTGCGAGGTGTCCCCAGGGGCAGCCGCCGGCTCCCCCCAACGCCTCCGCATCCGCATCGCCCAGCGGGGCCGGGAGCTCGCCTTGCTGCAG ACCCGTTCAGATGAGGAGAGGGAAGCTTGGCTGAAGACCCTGCGGgccaggggaggaggggagctgGCCGGCGACAGCCCTCGCACCGAGACCCCCAAGCTGGGTgatgccagcagctgccctgctgcgGG tgggctgctgctgcGCCGTGTCCCAACCCCCAACACCTACATGGATGACCCCTTTGGGCAGCTCCCACCAGCCGAGGCCCCCAAGCACCTCGGCTCCAATATGGagcggctgcagcagctg cagcagagcttggACCGACCAGTGCAAGGGCAGCGCAAGAGGCCCGTGTCTGCGCTGCCCATCACCGGTGCCTGCAGCAGCGCCCTGCCCTCGCAAGCAG CATCAGCGGCAGCTCTCCGGGACAGGGCTGCCAGCCCACAGCGGGCAAAGGTGAGCCCCGAGGTCCGGAGCAGGGATCTCTCCCGGTCCCAGCGCACCCTGACGCTGCCTGAGAAGAAAGGGGCTCGGGATGGACTGGATATCCTCATCG GAAAGAAAGCCTTCCCCaagctggaggagaaggtggggcagctggagagagccTGCCGCATGAAGGGCAGGCTGAAAGCC